A region from the Ictalurus punctatus breed USDA103 chromosome 25, Coco_2.0, whole genome shotgun sequence genome encodes:
- the six4b gene encoding homeobox protein SIX4b isoform X2, which translates to MSSSSSEVIGVDDIKRESSRALETRGSVKLAALDPAGLPMENSGSAAVAVECAPASLAFSPEQVACVCEALLQGGNVERLARFLWSLPQSELLRGNESILKAQAIVAFHQARYQELYCILENHNFSPCNHSSLQDMWYKARYTEAEKARGRPLGAVDKYRLRRKYPLPRTIWDGEETVYCFKERSRNALKDMYKRNRYPSPAEKRNLAKITGLSLTQVSNWFKNRRQRDRNPSEAQSKSESDGNHSTEDESSKGQEELSPRPLSSGSAGSIALGTSPAVAYSDGTTTVIQQIGDAKMSPLAAGMGFNGDLTNANSHYLNGGAYVQSHGSNNLLNGLGSTSGHFLTFDPQRMSHGQERLLGGSSVSYASYSMGAPETTVGKLDGMQPLVSHSEHGAVPSVVTFATTTSSSSSPSGAPHLSNYSMVNLPGVENNLGLPPLLLPPSSTAPSHGSAPLDGVVSNSPQHSGQPLLYTLNQAVKQEPLDIGVAYTYPSSVPLDQSGNLGYTASLFLSTNLSHSPNSVGPLAPAATAAITSVLSGTEGHSGLTHTTRGLQENGGALPSDYRAQEAQLPLSDNLETPAGTGEGPPGVCGDLDMEGKELAKLQTVQMDEDSNDL; encoded by the exons atgtcttcTTCCTCGAGTGAGGTGATTGGCGTCGATGATATCAAGAGGGAGAGCTCGAGGGCACTGGAGACTCGGGGGAGTGTCAAGCTGGCCGCGCTCGATCCGGCCGGGTTGCCCATGGAGAACTCTGGCTCGGCGGCGGTGGCAGTTGAATGCGCACCGGCTTCTCTCGCGTTCTCACCGGAACAAGTAGCGTGCGTGTGCGAGGCACTGCTGCAGGGCGGCAATGTGGAGCGTCTTGCCCGCTTCTTATGGTCGCTACCACAGAGTGAACTGCTGCGCGGCAACGAGAGCATCCTTAAGGCGCAGGCCATAGTCGCGTTCCATCAGGCGCGCTACCAGGAGCTCTACTGCATCTTAGAGAACCACAACTTCAGCCCGTGCAACCACTCGTCCCTGCAGGACATGTGGTACAAGGCGCGCTATACTGAGGCGGAAAAGGCACGCGGTAGGCCGCTTGGCGCCGTGGACAAATACCGACTGCGCAGGAAGTATCCGCTGCCGCGCACCATCTGGGACGGCGAAGAGACCGTGTACTGCTTCAAGGAGAGGTCGAGGAACGCGCTCAAGGACATGTACAAGCGCAACCGTTACCCGTCCCCGGCGGAGAAGCGGAACCTCGCCAAAATCACTGGACTTTCTTTGACGCAGGTCAGCAACTGGTTCAAAAACAGGAGACAGCGGGACAGGAATCCATCAGAGGCGCAGTCCAAAAG TGAATCAGATGGCAATCATAGCACAGAGGATGAGTCAAGTAAGGGGCAGGAAGAGCTTTCTCCTCGTCCTCTCTCTAGTGGCTCTGCTGGTTCCATTGCCCTTGGCACTAGCCCTGCTGTGGCATACTCCGATGGTACCACCACTGTCATCCAGCAGATCGGGGATGCCAAAATGTCTCCACTGGCTGCAGGAATGGGTTTCAATGGCGACCTGACAAACGCCAACTCTCACTATCTTAATGGTGGAGCATATGTTCAGTCACATGGCAGCAACAATCTCCTGAATGGACTTGGATCCACAAGTGGTCACTTCTTGACCTTCGATCCTCAGAGGATGTCCCATGGCCAAGAGAGGCTACTGGGTGGCTCCTCTGTGTCTTATGCCTCTTATTCAATGGGGGCTCCAGAAACCACAGTTGGAAAACTAGATGGTATGCAGCCTCTGGTGTCACATTCAGAACATGGAGCAGTGCCCTCAGTCGTGACCTTTGCCACTACCacgtcctcttcctcctctccgtCTGGAGCTCCTCATCTCAGCAACTACAGCATGGTCAACCTTCCTGGAGTTGAGAACAACCTGGGTCTTCCTCCTTTACTGCTACCGCCATCTTCTACAGCACCCTCTCACG GCTCAGCCCCACTGGACGGGGTGGTCAGCAACTCGCCCCAGCACTCAGGGCAACCCCTGCTCTACACACTCAACCAGGCCGTCAAGCAGGAGCCTTTGGACATTGGGGTGGCCTACACATATCCCTCCAGTGTGCCCCTAGACCAAAGTGGCAACTTGGGCTACACAgcatccctctttctctccaccAACCTCAGCCACTCACCCAACAGTGTAGGCCCCCTGGCTCCTGCAGCCACAGCTGCTATCACCTCGGTGCTCTCTGGTACAGAGGGTCACTCCGGTCTGACTCACACCACCCGCGGCCTCCAGGAAAATGGGGGAGCTCTGCCCTCAGACTACAGAGCACAGGAAGCACAGCTGCCCCTGTCCGACAATCTTGAGACCCCTGCAGGTACTGGTGAGGGCCCTCCTGGAGTGTGTGGTGATCTGGACATGGAGGGAAAAGAGCTGGCCAAGCTGCAGACTGTTCAGATGGACGAGGACAGCaatgacctctga
- the six4b gene encoding homeobox protein SIX4b isoform X1, with the protein MSSSSSEVIGVDDIKRESSRALETRGSVKLAALDPAGLPMENSGSAAVAVECAPASLAFSPEQVACVCEALLQGGNVERLARFLWSLPQSELLRGNESILKAQAIVAFHQARYQELYCILENHNFSPCNHSSLQDMWYKARYTEAEKARGRPLGAVDKYRLRRKYPLPRTIWDGEETVYCFKERSRNALKDMYKRNRYPSPAEKRNLAKITGLSLTQVSNWFKNRRQRDRNPSEAQSKSESDGNHSTEDESSKGQEELSPRPLSSGSAGSIALGTSPAVAYSDGTTTVIQQIGDAKMSPLAAGMGFNGDLTNANSHYLNGGAYVQSHGSNNLLNGLGSTSGHFLTFDPQRMSHGQERLLGGSSVSYASYSMGAPETTVGKLDGMQPLVSHSEHGAVPSVVTFATTTSSSSSPSGAPHLSNYSMVNLPGVENNLGLPPLLLPPSSTAPSHAGSAPLDGVVSNSPQHSGQPLLYTLNQAVKQEPLDIGVAYTYPSSVPLDQSGNLGYTASLFLSTNLSHSPNSVGPLAPAATAAITSVLSGTEGHSGLTHTTRGLQENGGALPSDYRAQEAQLPLSDNLETPAGTGEGPPGVCGDLDMEGKELAKLQTVQMDEDSNDL; encoded by the exons atgtcttcTTCCTCGAGTGAGGTGATTGGCGTCGATGATATCAAGAGGGAGAGCTCGAGGGCACTGGAGACTCGGGGGAGTGTCAAGCTGGCCGCGCTCGATCCGGCCGGGTTGCCCATGGAGAACTCTGGCTCGGCGGCGGTGGCAGTTGAATGCGCACCGGCTTCTCTCGCGTTCTCACCGGAACAAGTAGCGTGCGTGTGCGAGGCACTGCTGCAGGGCGGCAATGTGGAGCGTCTTGCCCGCTTCTTATGGTCGCTACCACAGAGTGAACTGCTGCGCGGCAACGAGAGCATCCTTAAGGCGCAGGCCATAGTCGCGTTCCATCAGGCGCGCTACCAGGAGCTCTACTGCATCTTAGAGAACCACAACTTCAGCCCGTGCAACCACTCGTCCCTGCAGGACATGTGGTACAAGGCGCGCTATACTGAGGCGGAAAAGGCACGCGGTAGGCCGCTTGGCGCCGTGGACAAATACCGACTGCGCAGGAAGTATCCGCTGCCGCGCACCATCTGGGACGGCGAAGAGACCGTGTACTGCTTCAAGGAGAGGTCGAGGAACGCGCTCAAGGACATGTACAAGCGCAACCGTTACCCGTCCCCGGCGGAGAAGCGGAACCTCGCCAAAATCACTGGACTTTCTTTGACGCAGGTCAGCAACTGGTTCAAAAACAGGAGACAGCGGGACAGGAATCCATCAGAGGCGCAGTCCAAAAG TGAATCAGATGGCAATCATAGCACAGAGGATGAGTCAAGTAAGGGGCAGGAAGAGCTTTCTCCTCGTCCTCTCTCTAGTGGCTCTGCTGGTTCCATTGCCCTTGGCACTAGCCCTGCTGTGGCATACTCCGATGGTACCACCACTGTCATCCAGCAGATCGGGGATGCCAAAATGTCTCCACTGGCTGCAGGAATGGGTTTCAATGGCGACCTGACAAACGCCAACTCTCACTATCTTAATGGTGGAGCATATGTTCAGTCACATGGCAGCAACAATCTCCTGAATGGACTTGGATCCACAAGTGGTCACTTCTTGACCTTCGATCCTCAGAGGATGTCCCATGGCCAAGAGAGGCTACTGGGTGGCTCCTCTGTGTCTTATGCCTCTTATTCAATGGGGGCTCCAGAAACCACAGTTGGAAAACTAGATGGTATGCAGCCTCTGGTGTCACATTCAGAACATGGAGCAGTGCCCTCAGTCGTGACCTTTGCCACTACCacgtcctcttcctcctctccgtCTGGAGCTCCTCATCTCAGCAACTACAGCATGGTCAACCTTCCTGGAGTTGAGAACAACCTGGGTCTTCCTCCTTTACTGCTACCGCCATCTTCTACAGCACCCTCTCACG CAGGCTCAGCCCCACTGGACGGGGTGGTCAGCAACTCGCCCCAGCACTCAGGGCAACCCCTGCTCTACACACTCAACCAGGCCGTCAAGCAGGAGCCTTTGGACATTGGGGTGGCCTACACATATCCCTCCAGTGTGCCCCTAGACCAAAGTGGCAACTTGGGCTACACAgcatccctctttctctccaccAACCTCAGCCACTCACCCAACAGTGTAGGCCCCCTGGCTCCTGCAGCCACAGCTGCTATCACCTCGGTGCTCTCTGGTACAGAGGGTCACTCCGGTCTGACTCACACCACCCGCGGCCTCCAGGAAAATGGGGGAGCTCTGCCCTCAGACTACAGAGCACAGGAAGCACAGCTGCCCCTGTCCGACAATCTTGAGACCCCTGCAGGTACTGGTGAGGGCCCTCCTGGAGTGTGTGGTGATCTGGACATGGAGGGAAAAGAGCTGGCCAAGCTGCAGACTGTTCAGATGGACGAGGACAGCaatgacctctga